A genomic window from Leeia speluncae includes:
- a CDS encoding chemotaxis protein CheA, which yields MNLDEALQTFILESRELLESMEEALLKLEQSADEESVNAIFRAAHTIKGSAGLFGLDHIVAFTHVAESVLDKVRSGQIGIDSDLVALFLSVSDHLNTLIDSVANDTTLDDDTRAAEAELLVQLEALMGDERGTSSVIPQMPETGHTIKEDNGQSVTSDNWHISLRFGEDVMRNGMDPTSFLRYLTTFGDILSIITMTDRVPALEDMQPESNYLGFEMSFHSGADKETIEGAFEFVWNDSDIRILPPHSKVSEFLDIINKMPPEPMKLGEMLVQCGTLTAHELEVILAMQEKHPSTKKIGEILVEQQVVEPEVVEAALVKQKQQTKESKQPVEASMIRVDAAKLDQLINLVGELIIAGAGTQLAAQKSKAMDLLESTLILSRLVEQVRDSALNLRMIAIGGTFNRFNRVVRDVGQELGKDIRLQIYGEDTELDKTVVEKIGDPLTHLVRNSMDHGIEAEEVRIANGKPAFGTVILNAFHDAGFIVIEVSDDGGGLNKQRIVNKAIAKGLIPENHTLTDKEIFNLIFEPGFSTAEQLSNLSGRGVGMDVVKRNITALRGTIDLASEEGKGTTTRIRLPLTLAIIDGFMIGIGKSTFVVPLESVVECIELNQVSLDNNGDHDYLNLRGEVLPFIRLREMFEVEEEPVRRENVVVVQFAGQRAGLVVDHLMGEFQTVIKPLGKVFSHTRGIGGFTILGTGAVALILDIPGLLAQVLQKQNAQKPAVAFITNKPSV from the coding sequence ATGAATCTGGATGAAGCCCTACAGACGTTTATCTTAGAAAGTAGAGAACTCTTAGAGAGCATGGAAGAGGCGCTGCTAAAGCTTGAGCAGTCTGCAGATGAAGAATCTGTGAATGCCATCTTCCGTGCCGCCCATACCATTAAAGGATCAGCGGGTTTATTTGGCTTAGATCATATTGTTGCCTTTACGCATGTTGCAGAGAGCGTTCTGGATAAAGTGCGCTCTGGTCAGATTGGTATTGATAGCGACTTAGTGGCGCTATTTTTATCGGTTTCAGATCATCTAAATACCCTCATTGATAGCGTTGCGAACGATACAACTCTAGATGATGACACGCGTGCAGCAGAAGCCGAGTTACTCGTTCAGCTAGAAGCCCTAATGGGGGATGAGCGTGGTACATCTAGTGTGATTCCGCAAATGCCGGAAACGGGACATACCATCAAAGAGGACAACGGCCAAAGTGTCACGTCTGACAACTGGCATATTTCGTTGCGATTTGGTGAAGATGTGATGCGAAATGGGATGGACCCAACGTCTTTCCTGCGTTACCTCACGACATTTGGTGACATTCTCTCCATCATTACGATGACAGACCGTGTGCCAGCATTAGAAGACATGCAACCAGAAAGTAACTATCTAGGCTTTGAAATGAGCTTTCATAGTGGTGCCGATAAAGAAACCATTGAAGGCGCCTTCGAGTTTGTCTGGAATGATAGTGATATTCGTATCCTCCCTCCTCATAGCAAAGTCTCTGAATTCTTAGACATTATTAATAAGATGCCTCCAGAGCCGATGAAGCTCGGTGAGATGCTAGTGCAATGCGGTACGTTAACCGCACATGAGCTAGAAGTTATTTTGGCGATGCAAGAAAAACACCCGAGCACTAAGAAAATTGGGGAAATCTTGGTCGAGCAGCAAGTGGTAGAGCCAGAAGTAGTAGAAGCCGCACTGGTGAAACAAAAGCAACAGACCAAAGAAAGCAAGCAACCCGTAGAAGCCAGCATGATTCGGGTTGATGCCGCCAAACTCGATCAGCTCATTAATTTGGTGGGTGAGTTAATTATTGCAGGGGCAGGCACACAACTCGCCGCCCAAAAATCCAAAGCAATGGATTTACTCGAATCCACATTGATTTTGTCTCGTTTAGTCGAACAAGTGCGGGACTCTGCACTGAATCTTCGGATGATTGCGATTGGTGGCACCTTTAACCGCTTTAACCGCGTAGTCCGCGATGTGGGGCAAGAGTTAGGCAAAGATATTCGCCTACAAATTTATGGCGAAGATACCGAACTAGACAAAACCGTTGTGGAAAAAATTGGCGACCCGCTCACCCACTTAGTCCGCAATTCGATGGACCACGGTATTGAAGCTGAAGAGGTTCGGATTGCAAATGGGAAACCCGCTTTTGGCACCGTCATTCTAAACGCCTTTCATGATGCAGGCTTTATTGTGATTGAGGTATCAGATGATGGTGGCGGCCTTAATAAACAGCGCATCGTCAACAAAGCTATCGCCAAAGGGTTAATCCCAGAAAACCACACGCTAACAGACAAAGAAATCTTCAACCTGATTTTTGAACCTGGTTTTTCTACAGCAGAGCAATTAAGCAATTTGTCTGGCCGTGGCGTTGGCATGGATGTGGTGAAACGAAATATCACCGCGTTACGCGGCACGATTGATCTCGCTAGTGAAGAAGGCAAAGGCACCACCACTCGCATCCGCTTACCGCTAACACTGGCAATTATCGATGGTTTCATGATCGGGATTGGGAAGTCGACCTTTGTTGTACCACTGGAATCGGTGGTGGAATGCATCGAACTCAATCAGGTCTCTTTAGACAACAACGGCGATCACGACTATCTCAATCTACGCGGAGAAGTACTTCCCTTTATTCGCTTACGAGAAATGTTTGAAGTAGAAGAAGAGCCCGTTCGTCGTGAAAACGTGGTGGTCGTGCAGTTTGCAGGACAACGAGCAGGTTTAGTAGTCGATCACTTGATGGGGGAATTCCAAACGGTGATCAAACCCCTTGGAAAAGTGTTTAGCCATACCCGTGGCATTGGAGGATTTACGATTTTAGGCACCGGTGCAGTTGCGCTCATTCTGGATATTCCGGGCTTACTCGCACAAGTGTTGCAAAAACAAAATGCACAGAAACCAGCTGTTGCATTCATCACCAACAAGCCATCCGTTTAG
- a CDS encoding STAS domain-containing protein: MSTTMVTLPAELTIFTAADCHQILLTACKEGLALTVDLGEVGEIDGAGLQLLIATRHQAMKDGLQLTFTNHSAAVLSLLDLCDLGGFFGDPVIISKGELA; the protein is encoded by the coding sequence ATGAGCACAACCATGGTGACGTTACCAGCAGAGCTGACCATCTTTACGGCGGCAGACTGTCATCAGATTTTATTGACTGCGTGCAAAGAAGGCTTGGCACTCACCGTCGACTTAGGAGAAGTTGGCGAGATTGATGGTGCTGGCTTACAGCTTCTGATTGCCACACGGCATCAGGCGATGAAGGATGGTCTTCAATTAACGTTTACCAATCATAGTGCGGCGGTGCTTTCTTTATTGGATTTATGTGATTTAGGTGGATTCTTTGGTGATCCAGTGATCATCTCCAAAGGAGAGTTAGCATGA
- a CDS encoding response regulator: MSKTILIVDDSASLRQVVGIALKGAGYEVIEGVDGRDGLTKLDGRKIHLIISDVNMPNMNGIDFVKAVKQNPTYRFTPIIMLTTEAGEDKKNEGQAAGVRAWVVKPFQPNQMLNAVSKLILP, translated from the coding sequence ATGTCCAAGACCATTTTAATCGTGGATGACTCCGCCTCTCTTCGCCAAGTAGTCGGAATTGCACTCAAAGGGGCAGGCTATGAGGTCATAGAAGGCGTCGATGGAAGAGATGGATTGACCAAACTAGATGGTAGAAAAATTCATCTCATCATTAGTGATGTCAACATGCCCAATATGAACGGTATTGATTTTGTCAAAGCCGTTAAACAAAACCCGACATACCGCTTTACCCCCATCATTATGCTCACAACAGAAGCAGGGGAAGACAAGAAAAACGAAGGTCAAGCTGCAGGTGTACGCGCCTGGGTAGTAAAACCCTTCCAACCGAATCAGATGTTAAACGCTGTTTCTAAGCTGATTTTGCCTTAA
- a CDS encoding thymidine kinase: MAKLYFRYSAMNAGKSTILLQVAHNYEERGMSVRLFTAAIDDRFGVDTIASRLGVSRQAELFDETTEFVGTIAENAPHCLLIDEAQFLTPAHVRQLHEVAHRLGVPVICYGLRTDFRGEPFPGSIYLLSLADDLEEMKTICLCGRKATMNARLDANGKQETSGNQLEIGGNARYRSMCPKCYYGFTKIDQS; encoded by the coding sequence ATGGCTAAGTTATATTTTCGATATTCGGCGATGAATGCCGGCAAATCTACAATTTTGCTGCAAGTTGCGCACAATTATGAAGAGCGGGGCATGAGTGTACGTTTGTTCACCGCTGCAATTGATGATCGCTTTGGGGTTGACACGATTGCCTCTCGTTTAGGGGTGAGTAGGCAAGCCGAGTTATTTGACGAGACAACCGAATTTGTTGGCACCATTGCAGAAAATGCACCACATTGCTTACTGATTGATGAGGCTCAGTTTTTGACGCCAGCACATGTTCGCCAGCTGCACGAAGTCGCTCACCGCTTGGGGGTGCCGGTGATTTGCTATGGTTTGCGTACCGATTTTCGCGGCGAACCATTTCCGGGATCGATATACCTGCTGTCATTGGCGGATGATCTAGAAGAAATGAAAACCATTTGCTTGTGTGGGCGCAAAGCGACCATGAACGCAAGACTAGACGCAAACGGAAAGCAAGAAACCTCTGGGAATCAATTAGAAATCGGTGGAAATGCTCGATATCGGTCAATGTGTCCAAAATGCTATTACGGATTTACAAAGATTGATCAATCTTAA